In Clostridium sporogenes, one genomic interval encodes:
- a CDS encoding WG repeat-containing protein, with amino-acid sequence MTMDTKLFPIKSKGKYGYVNVDGETCIENKYSYAEEFIGDLAVVAIDDYFGFIDKKGNEIVNIEYDDVYDFVEGLAAVDKGGKLGYVDVRGNIVVAPQFKEANDFSEGLAAVQLGYKWGYIDKKGDFAIKAEFFDVGDFSEGLAMVQPGGKVGYIDKLGNKVIEAKYDYGKKFSEDLAPVKLRDRYGYIDRSGNMVIKPKYYEAHIFKEGLAAVELMERYGFIDKNGEIVIPTKYHWVADFCEGIAAVSLEEKYGFINKEGTEIIPLKFDAVGDISEGLIAVEIEGKWGYIDKEGEFIIKPIYDKTEKFVDGVAKVKFENRVKYIDENGTYLGVKNI; translated from the coding sequence ATGACAATGGATACAAAACTTTTCCCAATAAAGTCAAAGGGTAAATATGGATATGTTAATGTTGATGGCGAAACTTGTATAGAAAATAAGTATAGTTATGCTGAAGAATTCATAGGAGATTTAGCAGTAGTAGCTATAGACGATTATTTTGGATTTATAGATAAAAAAGGGAATGAAATAGTTAATATTGAATACGATGATGTTTATGATTTTGTAGAAGGCTTGGCTGCAGTAGATAAGGGAGGAAAGTTAGGTTATGTAGATGTTAGGGGTAATATAGTTGTAGCTCCTCAATTTAAAGAAGCTAATGATTTTAGTGAAGGTTTAGCTGCGGTACAATTGGGATATAAATGGGGATATATAGATAAAAAAGGCGATTTTGCTATTAAGGCTGAGTTCTTTGATGTTGGCGATTTTAGTGAAGGTTTAGCTATGGTTCAACCAGGAGGAAAGGTAGGATATATAGATAAACTAGGAAATAAGGTTATAGAAGCTAAGTATGATTATGGTAAAAAATTTAGTGAAGATTTAGCTCCGGTTAAGTTAAGAGATAGATATGGATACATAGATAGATCAGGAAATATGGTGATAAAGCCTAAATATTATGAAGCTCATATTTTCAAAGAAGGGCTAGCGGCAGTGGAACTTATGGAACGGTATGGATTTATAGATAAAAATGGAGAGATAGTTATACCTACAAAATATCATTGGGTAGCTGATTTTTGTGAAGGTATTGCAGCAGTAAGTCTTGAAGAAAAATATGGTTTTATAAATAAAGAGGGTACAGAGATAATACCATTAAAGTTTGATGCTGTAGGTGATATTAGTGAAGGTTTAATAGCTGTAGAAATAGAAGGTAAATGGGGATATATAGATAAGGAAGGTGAATTTATTATCAAACCTATTTATGATAAAACAGAAAAATTTGTGGATGGAGTGGCAAAGGTTAAATTTGAAAATAGAGTAAAATATATAGATGAGAATGGAACTTATTTAGGAGTAAAAAATATTTAA